A genomic window from Sorex araneus isolate mSorAra2 chromosome 2, mSorAra2.pri, whole genome shotgun sequence includes:
- the BCL6 gene encoding B-cell lymphoma 6 protein, with the protein MASPADSCIQFTRHASDVLLNLNRLRSRDILTDVVIVVSREQFRAHKTVLMACSGLFYSIFTDQLKCNLSVINLDPEINPEGFCILLDFMYTSRLNLREGNIMAVMATAMYLQMEHVVDTCRKFIKASEAEMVPAIKPPREEFLNSRMLMPQDIMAYRSREMVENSLPPPRNGCESRAFAPSLYGGLSTPPASYPVYSHLPVSSFLFSDEELRDARMPVANPFPKERALPCDSARPIPGEYSRPAMEISPSMCHSNIYSPKEVASEEARSDMHYTVAEGPKPAAPSVRNVPYFPCDKGGKDEERPSSEDEIALHFEPPNAPLNRKGLVSPQSPQKSDCQPNSPTESCSSKNACILQASGSPPAKSPTDPKACNWKKYKFIVLNNLNQNAKPEGAEQTELGRLSPRSYAAPSACQPPMEPENLDLQSPTKLSTSGEESTIPQASRLNNIVNRSLTGSPRSSSEGHSPLYLHPPKCTSCGSQSPQHTEMCLHTAGPAFPEEMGETHSEYSDSSCENGAFFCNECDCRFSEEASLKRHTLQTHSDKPYKCDRCQASFRYKGNLASHKTVHTGEKPYRCNICGAQFNRPANLKTHTRIHSGEKPYKCETCGARFVQVAHLRAHVLIHTGEKPYPCEICGTRFRHLQTLKSHLRIHTGEKPYHCEKCNLHFRHKSQLRLHLRQKHGAITNTKVQYRVSATDLPPELPKAC; encoded by the exons ATGGCCTCACCGGCTGACAGCTGTATCCAGTTCACCCGGCATGCCAGTGACGTTCTTCTCAACCTTAACCGCCTGCGGAGCCGTGACATCTTGACTGATGTTGTGATAGTGGTGAGCCGTGAGCAGTTTAGAGCCCATAAGACAGTCCTCATGGCCTGCAG TGGCCTCTTCTACAGCATCTTCACAGACCAGTTGAAATGCAACCTAAGTGTGATCAATCTGGATCCTGAGATCAATCCCGAGGGGTTTTGCATCCTCCTGGACTTTATGTACACATCCCGGCTCAATCTTCGGGAGGGAAATATCATGGCTGTGATGGCTACTGCTATGTACCTGCAGATGGAACACGTTGTGGACACTTGCCGGAAGTTCATCAAGGCCAG TGAAGCAGAAATGGTCCCTGCCATCAAGCCTCCTCGGGAGGAGTTCCTGAACAGCCGGATGCTGATGCCCCAAGACATCATGGCCTATCGGAGTCGCGAGATGGTGGAGAACAGCCTCCCCCCACCGAGAAATGGGTGTGAGAGCAGAGCCTTCGCTCCCAGCCTGTACGGCGGCCTGTCGACACCGCCAGCCTCTTATCCTGTGTACAGCCACCTCCCTGTCAGCAGCTTCCTCTTCTCTGATGAGGAGCTGCGGGATGCCCGGATGCCTGTGGCCAACCCCTTCCCCAAGGAGCGGGCCCTCCCCTGCGATAGTGCCAGGCCCATCCCTGGCGAGTACAGCCGACCAGCCATGGAGATATCCCCGAGCATGTGCCACAGCAACATCTACTCACCCAAGGAGGTGGCTTCCGAGGAGGCGCGGAGTGACATGCACTACACCGTGGCGGAGGGCCCCAAGCCTGCCGCCCCTTCAGTCCGGAACGTCCCCTACTTCCCCTGTGACAAGGGTGGCAAGGATGAAGAGAGGCCCTCCTCTGAGGACGAGATTGCCCTGCATTTCGAGCCCCCCAACGCACCACTGAACCGGAAGGGTCTGGttagtccccagagcccccagaagTCCGACTGCCAGCCCAACTCGCCGACGGAGTCCTGTAGCAGCAAGAATGCCTGCATCCTCCAGGCCTCTGGCTCCCCGCCAGCCAAGAGCCCCACGGACCCCAAAGCCTGCAACTGGAAGAAATACAAGTTCATTGTGCTCAACAACCTCAACCAGAACGCCAAACCAGAGGGAGCCGAGCAGACCGAGCTGGGCCGCCTTTCCCCTCGGAGCTACGCCGCCCCCTCAGCATGCCAGCCCCCCATGGAGCCCGAGAACCTTGACCTCCAGTCCCCGACCAAGCTCAGCACGAGCGGGGAGGAGTCCACCATCCCACAGGCTAGCCGGCTCAACAACATCGTCAACAG GTCGCTGACGGGCTCTCCCCGCAGCAGCAGCGAAGGCCACTCACCGCTCTACCTGCACCCCCCGAAGTGCACGTCCTGCGGCTCCCAGTCCCCACAGCACACAGAGATGTGTCTTCATACCGCCGGGCCCGCCTTCCCTGAGGAGATGGGAGAGACCCACTCTGAGTACTCGGATTCCAGCTGTG AGAATGGGGCCTTCTTCTGCAATGAGTGTGACTGCCGCTTCTCTGAGGAGGCCTCCCTCAAGAGGCACACGCTGCAGACCCACAGTGACAAACCCTACAAGTGTGACCGCTGCCAGGCCTCCTTCCGCTACAAGGGCAACCTCGCCAGCCACAAGACCGTCCATACGG gTGAGAAACCCTATCGCTGTAACATCTGTGGGGCCCAGTTCAACCGGCCAGCCAACCTGAAAACCCATACTCGAATTCACTCTGGAGAGAAGCCCTACAAATGCGAGACTTGTGGCGCCAGATTTGTGCAG GTGGCCCACCTCCGTGCCCACGTGCTCATCCATACTGGCGAGAAGCCCTACCCCTGTGAAATCTGTGGCACCCGTTTCCGGCACCTTCAGACTCTGAAGAGTCACCTGCGAatccacacaggagagaaaccttACCAT TGCGAGAAATGTAACCTGCACTTCCGTCACAAAAGCCAGCTGCGCCTGCATTTGCGCCAGAAGCACGGCGCCATCACCAACACCAAGGTGCAGTACCGTGTGTCGGCCACCGACCTGCCCCCGGAGCTCCCCAAAGCCTGCTGA